CAGGTGATAACATAACAATTACCGGTGAGTTGATTACTCCTATTGCTATGGAAAAAGGAGTACGCTTTGCTATTCGTGAAGGTGGAAGAACCATTGCAGCCGGTGTTGTTACTGAAGTAGTTGAATAAATATAAGTAACCGAATAAAAATAAATATATTTAAAATAACAAGAAGAAATTAAGACTGGGCAAAAGTCCAGTCTTAATTGTTGAAGTAATAGATAATAAAAAAATAAATATAAATAATAGTTACTTATTTTAAAAGAAGATTGAATAACAATAAATATACATTATTTCTTGACAGTTATGCTAAAATATGTTAGATTAAATTTCGTTAATTTCTTCCGAATTATAAGGAGCG
The DNA window shown above is from Atribacterota bacterium and carries:
- the tuf gene encoding elongation factor Tu (EF-Tu; promotes GTP-dependent binding of aminoacyl-tRNA to the A-site of ribosomes during protein biosynthesis; when the tRNA anticodon matches the mRNA codon, GTP hydrolysis results; the inactive EF-Tu-GDP leaves the ribosome and release of GDP is promoted by elongation factor Ts; many prokaryotes have two copies of the gene encoding EF-Tu) is translated as GDNITITGELITPIAMEKGVRFAIREGGRTIAAGVVTEVVE